DNA from Deltaproteobacteria bacterium HGW-Deltaproteobacteria-18:
GAGTTGGTCGTTACCGCAGACTCCCGCCACGGCATCCACGGCACGCGGGTGGACGTGGTCCTGAAGAACGGCGGCGACGAGCACCGGCATGACGACCATATCCACGGCAATACGCCCCACGCCGGCCATCATCATGGGCACGACAAAGACAATCACGGGCATCACCATGGTGACGCCAGTCATGAGTGCGGACATGATCACGGCAATGCGCATAAAAATGGTAATCCGCACGGTGAGCATCGCAATCTTGCGAACATCGAGGCCATTATCCGGGGAAGTTCCCTGGACGCGGAGGTCAAGGAGACGAGCTTGGCCATTTTTCGCCGGGTGGCCGAAGCCGAGGCCAAGGTCCATGGGAAGGCGATCGAGGAAGTCCATTTCCACGAGGTGGGCGCCACCGACTCCATCGTGGACATCGTCGGCGCGGCCATCTGCTTCCATCGTCTCGATGTGGACGCGGTCTGGGCCTCGTCGGTGGAGCTGGGCGGCGGTTTCGTGCGTTGCGCCCACGGTATGATCCCTGTCCCGGCACCGGCCACGGTGGAAATTCTGCATGGTGTGCCGACCACGCGCGGGTCCGTGCGTCAGGAGACGACCACCCCGACGGGCGCGGCCATTCTCGCGGCCCTGGTGGACAGGTTCACGGACTCGCCGCGTATGGTCACGGACAGGACCGCTTATGGCATCGGGCACCGGCATTCGGACATCCCCAACGTGCTGCGGGTTCACCTGGCCCGTGTCGAGGACGGTCCGGAAGCCTGGACACGTCAAGACGCCTGCCTGCTGCAGTGCAACATCGACGACATGACGGGCGAAATGCTCGGCGTGGTCATGGAAGATCTCATGGCCGCAGGCGCCATGGACGTCCATTTCACGCCGATCCAGATGAAGAAGAACCGTCCGGCCACATGCCTGTCGCTCCTGTGCGCGAAAAAGGATGAGGCCCGCTTCACGAACCTCGTATTCAGCCAGACCACGACGCTGGGGGTCAAGAGTCTCCCGGTCAGCAAATCTGTGCTCGAAATCGCCTTCGAGAAGGTCGAAACGCCCCTTGGTCCGGTGACTTTCAAGCACGCCCTGCTGGGCGGCAAGATCGTCCGCTCCAAGCCGGAACTGGAGGACTGCCGCAGGCTGTCCGTTCGGCACGGCATTCCCCTGATCGAAGTATGCGCGCGTATCGTCTGGGACCGGGGCGAAAGCCGATGACCGGCCATATCGACGTTTACGAGCGCTTGCTGGCGGAGATACGGCCGCTTGGATCGGCCGTGGTGGCCTTTTCCGGGGGCGTGGACAGCACGCTGCTGCTCGATGCCTGCTTGCAGTCTTTGGGGCCGACTCGGGTGTTGGCCGCGACCCTGGCCACGCCCTATGTGCCGCAAAGCGAGATTCGTGACGCCAAGCGCCTGGCGGTCGCTCTCGGGGCACGGCATGAAGTGATCGATGTCCCGTTTCCCGACGAGCTGCGAAGCAATCCGCTGGAGCGTTGCTATGTGTGCAAACGTCGTCTGCTGGAGCGGCTTCAGGCTCTGGGGGCCGATCAAGGCTTCGTGCACATCATCGAGGGCAGCAATGCCGATGACCTGGGCGATCATCGCCCGGGCATGAGGGCAGTGAGCGAATTGGGCGTCCGCAGTCCGTTGCTGCTGGCAGGCTTGGACAAGGCCGCCGTGCGAGAACTGTCCCGTCTGCGCGGCCTGGACACATGGGACAAGCCGGCCCAGGCCTGTTTGCTGACACGTTTCCCC
Protein-coding regions in this window:
- a CDS encoding TIGR00299 family protein, translated to MNILYYDCFAGASGDMNLAAMIDLGVEPEYLRSELSKLGLEHEFELVVTADSRHGIHGTRVDVVLKNGGDEHRHDDHIHGNTPHAGHHHGHDKDNHGHHHGDASHECGHDHGNAHKNGNPHGEHRNLANIEAIIRGSSLDAEVKETSLAIFRRVAEAEAKVHGKAIEEVHFHEVGATDSIVDIVGAAICFHRLDVDAVWASSVELGGGFVRCAHGMIPVPAPATVEILHGVPTTRGSVRQETTTPTGAAILAALVDRFTDSPRMVTDRTAYGIGHRHSDIPNVLRVHLARVEDGPEAWTRQDACLLQCNIDDMTGEMLGVVMEDLMAAGAMDVHFTPIQMKKNRPATCLSLLCAKKDEARFTNLVFSQTTTLGVKSLPVSKSVLEIAFEKVETPLGPVTFKHALLGGKIVRSKPELEDCRRLSVRHGIPLIEVCARIVWDRGESR
- a CDS encoding TIGR00268 family protein — translated: MTGHIDVYERLLAEIRPLGSAVVAFSGGVDSTLLLDACLQSLGPTRVLAATLATPYVPQSEIRDAKRLAVALGARHEVIDVPFPDELRSNPLERCYVCKRRLLERLQALGADQGFVHIIEGSNADDLGDHRPGMRAVSELGVRSPLLLAGLDKAAVRELSRLRGLDTWDKPAQACLLTRFPHGTDISMSRLRRLEAAEALLHDLGFSDVRVRDHGDLARIEVPAGSVQDLVRVGVEQGVAAGLRELGYTHVTVDLAGYRRGSFNASEAHS